One Fusarium musae strain F31 chromosome 6, whole genome shotgun sequence DNA segment encodes these proteins:
- a CDS encoding hypothetical protein (EggNog:ENOG41), with product MVESSYTTTPQLSRFENLPPELTNTIIDLLPPDSLASIRVCWPLLHRVILSRQFKTIRVTFAERDIERLQAVSSTYPYYVQELVFTTAQSRDTHSDRCRQVSTGGKYQKYIQDYRRRFLACFDSLPNLHTFTSELGPISGTATKEHIEGLVYAIFPALCRSSSRITTLRCQDPLNYMRWFLSKVRATRGPPEGMIKAIPRICTGDICTCWQSSPQLSRLSSCTVPSSGRETVWIYPRIPWEWRTALRGLTTLDLQNDTAGGSWNCFEQLGDRLVYFLEGAVNLQELSVRWRRTDQIGSAGRPLIHSGWQLEHIFRGRWKSLKTIKLTFIQFTFSANPFKTFIRRHSSTLRHIMLHNCRSDPEVIRIIRFAASCPDVYLHRFAVFPAHESHPTVELLDESYPDREQVVVEKPRIVPESAVLSFINSKDPQHLDPFAAWKPLEYEYWGTVEQKAELTSIKWPQNNGMAVKCKQCSD from the coding sequence ATGGTCGAGTCTTCATATACCACCACCCCGCAACTCTCTCGGTTCGAGAATCTCCCCCCAGAACTGACAAACACGATTATCGACCTACTACCCCCAGACTCTCTTGCCTCTATTCGCGTCTGCTGGCCTCTTCTCCATAGGGTAATTCTGTCTCGTCAGTTCAAAACAATCCGTGTTACATTCGCTGAAAGGGATATCGAGAGACTGCAAGCGGTTTCGTCGACTTATCCTTACTATGTCCAAGAACTTGTCTTTACCACGGCCCAAAGTCGTGACACGCACAGCGACAGATGCAGGCAAGTCTCTACAGGCGGCAAATACCAGAAATACATCCAAGACTATCGACGCAGGTTCTTGGCTTGTTTCGATTCTCTGCCCAACCTGCACACTTTTACGTCTGAGCTGGGTCCTATCAGTGGAACTGCCACGAAAGAACATATTGAGGGGCTTGTGTATGCCATATTCCCTGCTCTATGCCGCTCTTCGTCTCGAATTACAACTCTTAGATGCCAAGACCCCTTGAACTATATGCGTTGGTTCTTGTCCAAGGTCAGGGCAACTCGGGGCCCTCCTGAAGGGATGATCAAGGCTATTCCAAGAATATGCACCGGGGACATTTGTACTTGCTGGCAAAGCAGTCCCCAGCTTTCAAGGCTGAGCTCGTGTACCGTCCCGTCGTCTGGCAGGGAGACCGTTTGGATATATCCCAGGATCCCCTGGGAGTGGAGGACTGCCTTGCGAGGACTCACGACCCTTGATCTGCAGAATGACACGGCTGGCGGTAGCTGGAATTGCTTTGAACAACTCGGTGATAGACTTGTTTACTTCCTTGAGGGAGCTGTCAACCTGCAAGAGTTGTCAGTCAGATGGAGACGGACTGATCAAATTGGATCTGCCGGCCGTCCTCTTATTCACTCCGGTTGGCAGTTGGAGCATATTTTCCGCGGAAGATGGAAAAGTCTCAAAACCATCAAGCTCACCTTCATCCAATTCACATTCTCCGCCAACCCTTTCAAGACCTTCATTCGACGCCATTCATCAACTCTACGACACATCATGCTTCACAACTGTCGCAGCGACCCAGAAGTTATTCGCATTATCAGGTTTGCTGCTTCGTGCCCTGATGTATATCTTCATCGGTTCGCTGTCTTTCCAGCGCATGAGAGCCACCCAACGGTTGAACTCCTGGATGAGTCATATCCAGATAGGGAGCAAGTGGTTGTCGAGAAACCTCGCATTGTTCCAGAGAGTGCGGTACTCAgtttcatcaacagcaaggaCCCTCAGCACCTCGATCCGTTTGCAGCGTGGAAACCCCTCGAGTACGAGTATTGGGGAACTGTCGAGCAGAAGGCTGAGTTGACTTCAATAAAATGGCCTCAGAATAACGGGATGGCCGTAAAGTGCAAGCAGTGCAGTGACTAG
- a CDS encoding hypothetical protein (EggNog:ENOG41) produces the protein MPPSDIRVEPITDPDDFTAAFKAVANAFGHQTHDAIWIAFNPGWDTPEGERVGIQRLVDRFSHIATNRDGQPNTIFVKATIDNTIAGLAIWEQASVVPGYGNPPSDLESSGYFKKLYPGNEKEQRFLAQADKSLFGRRIEIINEKAEASPPAVFVMDLCAVDPKFQKRGLASRMVQYGLDEAKRRNLECITEASTMGRSVYLKLGFKQEGSETVYNMDDEFKDRDLPSNVVLRTGI, from the coding sequence atgCCGCCCTCAGATATTCGAGTTGAACCAATCACTGATCCCGACGACTTCACGGCAGCGTTCAAAGCCGTCGCTAACGCATTTGGCCACCAAACACATGATGCCATCTGGATTGCCTTCAACCCAGGTTGGGATACCCCCGAGGGTGAGAGAGTCGGTATTCAACGTCTAGTTGATCGCTTTTCACACATCGCCACGAACCGGGACGGCCAACCCAACACCATCTTTGTAAAAGCCACCATCGACAACACCATCGCTGGCCTCGCGATATGGGAGCAAGCTTCTGTTGTTCCAGGCTATGGCAATCCCCCCAGTGATCTTGAATCATCGGGCTATTTCAAGAAGCTGTACCCTGGGAACGAAAAGGAGCAGAGATTTCTTGCTCAGGCGGATAAGTCACTCTTTGGGCGACGAatcgagatcatcaacgaGAAAGCCGAGGCATCTCCTCCTGCAGTTTTTGTAATGGATCTTTGTGCTGTTGATCCCAAGTTCCAGAAAAGGGGGCTTGCGTCTAGGATGGTGCAAtatggccttgatgaggccAAGAGAAGGAATCTGGAGTGCATTACTGAAGCATCCACCATGGGAAGGTCGGTGTATCTGAAGTTGGGCTTTAAGCAAGAAGGCTCTGAGACGGTTTACAACATGGATGATGAGTTCAAAGATAGGGACCTGCCATCCAATGTCGTTCTAAGAACCGGCATCTAG
- a CDS encoding hypothetical protein (EggNog:ENOG41) — protein MAAAVGVGILAGAAGGYFLSSEIREDHSNPIITDDNSYIHIDAGMSQQDACDSDEELGTRVESSDHSEEFSESENEANSINDNGSDGFVSDEEYELSDSEVSVCQASSDDEISEWGESDAESIHEDSDSDELDLDSPYMSADFTDSEASEAEDLGARDLQAESSSDLDTDPGQASAEDSESDENGSVNNESEDDLDESVQSMEFQQQNYMDQQYQQQGYFNAQYQQQVAQQSYSEEDEPRGDHQQYQQQGYYDQHNQVAEQTESEEDEPQNFQAQQQQQQQQAYYDGHPQNQAPEQSESEEEPYRQQYQQQGYHSGQHQQQATQQYDSEDEEGHQVA, from the coding sequence ATGGCTGCAGCTGTCGGCGTTGGTATCTTGGCTGGGGCTGCTGGTGGTTATTTCCTGTCTTCCGAGATTCGTGAAGATCACTCTAATCCAATTATCACTGATGATAACAGCTATATCCACATTGATGCAGGTATGAGCCAGCAAGATGCATGTGACTCGGATGAGGAGTTGGGAACACGCGTGGAGTCTTCAGATCATTCTGAAGAGTTTTCCGAGTCCGAAAACGAGGCCAACTCTATCAACGACAATGGCTCCGATGGTTTTGTGTCCGACGAAGAGTATGAGCTTTCGGACTCTGAGGTTTCTGTATGTCAAGCTTCatccgatgatgagatctcGGAGTGGGGAGAGTCAGACGCAGAATCGATTCATGAAGACTCTGACTCTGATGAACTTGATCTGGATAGCCCATACATGTCCGCCGACTTTACAGATAGTGAAGCTTCAGAAGCCGAGGATCTTGGTGCTCGCGACTTGCAAGCTGAGTCGAGTAGCGACCTCGACACAGACCCAGGCCAAGCTAGTGCTGAAGACTCCGAATCCGACGAGAATGGGTCTGTTAACAATGAATCCGAGGATGATCTCGACGAATCGGTTCAGTCTATGGAATTTCAGCAACAGAATTACATGGACCAGCAGTATCAGCAACAAGGTTATTTCAATGCTCAATATCAGCAACAGGTAGCTCAGCAAAGCTATTCAGAAGAGGACGAGCCCCGAGGCGATCACCAACAGTACCAACAGCAAGGTTACTACGATCAACACAATCAAGTAGCTGAGCAAACTGAAtcggaagaggatgagccaCAAAATTTCCAggcccagcagcagcaacaacagcaacaggccTACTATGACGGGCATCCGCAGAATCAAGCGCCTGAACAAAGCGAGTCTGAAGAAGAGCCCTATCGACAACAGTATCAGCAGCAGGGTTACCACAGTGggcagcatcaacagcaagcAACTCAACAGTACGattctgaagatgaagaagggcaCCAGGTTGCATAA
- a CDS encoding hypothetical protein (EggNog:ENOG41) yields the protein MQAQAGTTQSWPSKPQAPPSTTQSTPRKQGASGPVPYLSSKAPAFSTGTSQPALTKDQVHTATAQAPPVKPQAQGDMPPRKPQAAPGVVQPQMTKPQSQTQTHPPSGKTASVSSKTHALPGATQPQVAKPRVQPQAQAGKPASVPPKSQTPTGVVQPQTAKPQAQNGKAEPQAHKMQGPPGTSQIPSGKPQGQGGLPSQKPQVPTSKVQSQPVNPTVQSDTSAQKQPAVPKHSLVVPAKPSATPTQTQKTTPDQRKPIPSYTEPGPGGAKSPMSILVQGSSSQKPY from the coding sequence ATGCAGGCACAAGCTGGTACGACACAGTCTTGGCCGAGCAAGCCGCAAGCTCCACCAAGCACGACGCAGTCTACGCCAAGGAAGCAAGGTGCAAGTGGCCCAGTGCCATATCTATCAAGCAAGGCTCCGGCTTTCTCTACTGGGACATCACAGCCTGCACTTACCAAGGATCAAGTTCATACTGCGACAGCGCAAGCTCCACCAGTAaagcctcaagctcaaggtgaTATGCCTCCCCGAAAACCTCAAGCGGCGCCTGGGGTCGTACAGCCCCAGATGACCAAGCCCCAAAgccagactcagactcaccCACCGAGTGGAAAGACAGCTTCCGTATCATCCAAGACTCACGCTCTCCCTGGAGCAACACAACCTCAAGTTGCCAAACCTCGGGTGCAGCCTCAGGCTCAAGCCGGCAAGCCAGCATCGGTACCACCCAAGTCTCAAACACCAACTGGCGTAGTACAACCCCAAACAGCCAAGCCTCAGGCACAAAATGGAAAGGCAGAGCCTCAAGCACACAAAATGCAGGGTCCCCCAGGAACCTCTCAGATTCCATCAGGGAAGCCTCAGGGCCAGGGAGGTTTGCCTTCACAGAAACCTCAAGTACCTACTTCGAAAGTCCAAAGCCAACCAGTAAATCCTACAGTTCAAAGTGATACATCTGCGCAGAAGCAACCTGCTGTCCCTAAGCATTCTCTGGTGGTCCCTGCAAAACCTTCCGCTACCCCTACCCAGACTCAAAAGACAACTCCCGATCAGAGAAAGCCTATACCATCATACACTGAACCAGGCCCTGGAGGTGCCAAGTCTCCCATGAGCATTCTAGTACAAGGAAGTTCTAGCCAGAAACCCTATTAG